TGgactcccccactctctctctgtgtgtctgtgtgtgtgtgtgtgtgtgtgtgtgtgagccaacTGGGTTTCATTACTGGAAGCCTCTCATCTGTTTCCTAAAGAGAAATAGATGATTCAGCAACACCAACAGAAGACATCGAACCATCgaagcatgcacaaacacacacacacacgcacgcacacacacacacacacacacacacacacacacacacacacacagacacacagatcagCAACATTCTCTTTATGTACTTTAACATGGTTGATGTTCTCATTACTCTTATCTCCAGGGATAATGGACCAGCAGACGTCCACATGGTCTCTGCACACTCCTCTGGTGTACTGTCCCTGTATATATACACTCTTCTGACACTCATAacacacccccctcacacacacaaacacacccacccctgccctatacccacacccacacgcccacTGTCAGCAAGAACATGCCCAGTAGATGCAGCATCCAGATCTTGCTGATACGAGAAGCGTGGACGTTCTGAATGTGGCCAGCGCAGCTGGTGAATGTGGACAATGAGAGGAATCAATAATGTCaccaggagagagagcagagggacagagagagagagcatggggACATGTGGCacatgaacagagagaggggtTCCCTccagacactgacacacattcacaccattCACACTGCACAAAAGAGGCCGGCAACAGTTTACCATCAATAGCCCAAGAAAGAATCGCAATCCAGAGGGTGACTTTATCTTCCGGAGCAAAGAACACAGCGCCTGTCTGACTGTGAATGGGTGTTTATAGCACAGAATCAGAGGAGACAAACCCAAGGTTTCTCAGTAAACTAAATGCTCCTTTTTAAACCCAGAGGCTCGGGGAAATTAAACCGACTACATAAATGACTTGTGCAATTTTTTCTGATGTTcctcaaaaaaacccccccaaaaaccAAAATCCAGTCAATAAAATGGTACCCAGGATCCATGCTGACGGTCAGTGTGGGTGCCATGATTGCAGCAGAGTGGTGAGAGGTGGACCTTGCAGAACGCCCTTCTCACATACCCACAGAACCAGTACCGACAGAGACGTGAACGTCCCCACGGAACCAGTACTGACGGAGACGTGCACGTCCCCACGGAACCAGTACAGCCGGAGACGTGCACGTCCCCACGGAACCAGTACAGCCGGAGACGTGCACATCCCCACACCTGACACCTCTCAACAGgtttctatatattatataggtcatatatatatatatatatatatatatatatatatatatatatatatatatatatatatattttatatatttgctgCGCTGTACCTCTTCTGTGCATCTCATAATGCAAACATTCCAGTTTGATTAtgcacatttttatgtaaattaattaaGAACGGATTTGTTTCTTTACATCCTTACAAACAAAACTGTACATTAATGAACAGATGTTGCCAATGAAATGTGTTTggagtgggagtgtgttttACAGTAACGCACACAAAGCTAATATTCACTGTGATTCCATATTTGCACAAAGGGAACAGACAGGGAATTCTGCTGAGTATAAAAGTACGCGACGATGTGCTTGTACTTAAAAATAGTAAAAGGTCTAAATCTGTGTGTAAAACCTTCACGTGCTGTTTCTTCAGGAGTAAGAGCTGGCTATCAGACTGGCCAAGCACTGCTCCCACTTCCTGTTGTTTTGGCGAACACTTCCTGCACATTTCTGTGATGCTACTGCCATTGTATCTAAGGAAGAGCTGTCAACATGTCCAACACCAGTACTCTTTCATAATCTGTGGGATGCCAACCTGCCCTGAGACTGGTGCATGACTAAAAAATATCCTACTTCTAACAAACGCTCAGTACAAATGTTAATGCTTGAGAATAAAGTGAATCTTCTTTAATGAAATACTTTAAATGTCTGCAGGCTAATACAGTGAAAACACCTCACACCACAATTAGGAACGTATCATTCATGTTGCCATGCACAAGCAATATGTTTCAATTATTGTcagtattttaacatattaatgTGCTAAACGTGTCAATAAAAAACAGGAGTTTAAATATGTACCTCTCAGTCTCCTGCTCCTGGGTGCTGGTCTTGTTCTCTATAGCTGCCAAGCTGTTCATGTCCACATAACCATCGTTCTCATTTGCTGGTGCACTGGTGCGGTTCTGGTCGTCGAAGAACCCGGTGATAGTGACTGCTCGCGTAGGTCTCCTGGGTGGAATCGGAATATTCTCATAGTCTGAGCTCATGGCCGGAATGTTCTCGTAGTCGGATGTGTCTGCACTCGGGAAGGAGATGGACCGAGGTTTGGTTAACGGGAGAGGCATGAACCGAGCTCGAGAGTGGTCCTCTAGAGACTCCACTCTGGACACGCCGCTGCTACCGTACGTCTTGAGGGCACCCTTCCTGTTCTGCCTGTCTTTGTAGACCACAAAGGCAGCAGGACAGTCCACGCTGCGCTGAGGTGGGACAGCACAGGACTGAAGCTGAGAGGAGCTGTCAATGCTCTTCCTCTCCAGCTCGATCACTCGAAGTGGACCGTGGTGGCTGGATTCCGACGAAGACCTGGAGGACCGCACGCTGCCGTCTCCGTACGCTTTGGTTTCGTTCTTCCTTCTGAACTTCAGCGCCAGGAAACGCTTAAAGGACGTCTTATTCTTCTTGGGCTTGTCACTGGACTCATGTTGAATCAGGAGGGATGGGGAACTTTTAGTGATGGGTCTCTTGGTGATGTAGGCCAGCTCAAAGGGGGGCGGGATGTCCACCAGAGACGTGGGGGTGGACACGCCGCTGGACGACTGGTGGCTCCTCTGAGAGAAGCTTCCAGAAGAGGTAATTACGCACGGGAGCGAGAGAGTCTCATCTCCCCTCTTCACTTTGTCCTCCTCTCTGGGGGAGTTATccagatggagagacagaggtgtgtCTCGGCCCTCCACAGAGTACGATCGGGGATATAGAAGAAAACGCCTCGGCTTCAGCGAAGAAATCGTTTGGTTGATTTCTGAGGTATCCGGAGGCATTGACGGGTCTCTGTTTTGGTCCAAAGACACGGTGTAGTAGTCATGAGTCTGCGActcactccctgtctcctcGGGAACCGTCTCAGGGACATATCCTGGAACTTTCccagagagtgagcgagagcgTGTCACAATGGTCTTCCTGTCTAAAGAGATAAAGTTTTCCCCTTCGGAGTCAAAGCCTGCCTCTTCATAGATGTGCTCCTCACTGTCCGAGTCAGAGTCCTCGAAGAAAGGCACTATGTGGCAGTCCAGGTTTTCTATGTCCTCCTCAAACGCCTCGGTGGTGTGTGCAAACACCACGCGGTTTGTTAGCTCGGGAGTCCTGCCCAGGTCGAGGTCGGCTGGCACGGTGATTTTGCAGAGTCTTAGGCGTGGTTGGCAACTGTTCCTCTGGCTCACAGGGTTGTGTCTGTGCCTGGCattcttctgttttgttgtatgCTCCGTATCCTCAGGTTCATCCTCATCACCAATCTCTACATAGTCCTCAGATGACACGCACTCCAGCGGCGGGTCATCCCCGTCCTGAGCGTCGATGATGTCAGCATACTCATCCACCACATCGCAGTTCACCGCATCCTTAGTCTGGGGTTCTGAGGACTCGGAGCATGACATGACACCATCTGCGACCCCGTCCTGCCCCTCCTCTAGTTCAGCCACGTCATCTGACAAGACGTAAAACGGCGCGTGGCTGGACGtgccctccatctctgtctcagtTCCCTGCACTTTCTTGCTAGTACATTCCTCATCTGTGCTTTTTGCCTCTGGATCTGAGGTGCTCGTGAGGTCTTCAGGCAATGCCTCTATGACCGAATATGTCTCGAACACATCCTCCGTCTCATCTGGGAACCTGAATCGTCCGGATGGGTCTTTGGTGGCACGCTCCGGCTGCCAGGCGTGAGCATCGTCGAGCGGTCCGATTACGTCGTAAGGGTACTCCTCACACAGCGAGGGCTGTCTGCTGCTCAGGGCTCCAGCGCCCGTCACGTCGTCGGGGGCCTCCGTGACTCCGCCCTCTGTATTTGGATCGGTGTCCTCTTTGCATGCCTCGTTGACGAGCTTTGTGTCATGCTCACACAGGAACGATTCTCTTTCATTGAAATAAGGCTCTTCCATATCTTCATCAGGgtctgatcccagatcagtatCATGGTCTATCTCAGCATATGTGCTGCCCTGGTTTGACGTGGATTCCTCTATGTCTTCATAAGGGCTTGTTGTGTCAGCACTGACCTGCGATTCACCTCCGGTCTGATCCTGAGCGGTAGTCTTGCTCTCAGGACGTACACCAGTGCTGTCTGCCACATCGTCCAGATCACTCAAGCCCTGAGGTAGGCTCTCGTCACTGATGGTTTTGATGTGGTCTACTGCAGATGAAACATTAGTTATGGCGACGTCTTTGCTGACATTCCAGGAGTCTACCTGATCTGCTCCAgtcctgttttctctcccttccGCCAtcaattctttcatttttatcttatctctctctcctgcccccacCTGTATCCCTTCATCCATGGTCTTATCACACATACCATCAGGACTAGGAGAGGTCTTCTCTACTGGATCCTCTGTAATGTTCCCTGATTCCTCTGACAACTCTGCCACACAACTCTGCAATGCTGTGTACAGGTCGTCTCGTGGTCCTGCGGATTCACTGTCTGGCTCCAGCGCCAGTCTGTCTCCATTCCTAACAGTACTTTGGTAGGTCTCGTCCTCTTGCTTGGGGGACAGTCTTGGTTTAGGAGCAACAGGAGGTCTGGGACCTCGGGACGACGGGCAGGCTTTTGGCATGATTGTGGAGCGTATGGTAATGGTTAGACGGCTTTGTGTCTTTGGACGAGCCACTTCTGGTCGTTTCTGATCTGTAAAACAGAATCGAATTAAACAGTTGACCTCGTTGTAATAGTGAGAATGGATTTAGCATTAATGAGATGAATGTGATTAACACAAAATGAGTAAACAGAATCTTTAAACCCAACATGATGAGAATAGTGGCCTCTTACAGTACTGGACTGATTCAACAACCACACAAAAAAGGATAATTGGATTGAAGAAATGAGAGCGCTGAATGTCAGTGTACCACACGAAGGGGCTACGTCAGTTACATCAGCTACGTCAGCTACGTAAGCTACGTCAGCACATTTGTTCAAGcccaaaaataacaaacaaaacaaaaatgtgcccCCCTGATGAAAACAACATAAGAACCTTAAATCGGGTTGGTGTGAATTTGAGGCCTTTTTGGTACAACACACCCTTTCTCTTAAGAAAACCCCTACACCCTActccctacaccctacaccctacaccctacaccctaccccccacaccctacacccttTGTCTCTTCCTGTTATTTAGTACCTGTCTTGACGCACATCCTACTAAACTCCCTGTGCACTTCCTGTCTCCCTGtacacttcctgtctgtctccctgtacACTTGCTGTCTCCCTGCTAAAAGGTTGTTTTCCAACACCACTAATTAACTAGTCCAACAGATTCTCCTGTAAGGTTCGCAGAAGGACGTGTACAGGGGGAGGGCGTTAACAGGCTGCCCTGCCTCTGGTGTACCCTCTGCTGGATGTCCTTCCGTTTTCAGGAGCAGTTCTGCACCACAGAAATGCACTTTCTTCCTGTCATTCTTCTATCATTTACACTCCAGATATTtcagtctttctttttcctgaaAAGGATCTtttcagaaacaacaaaaacaacaaaaaacaacctgGCTGTCTAAGACTGTTTGGCAGGGGAAAAAACAGGATATGAAGAAACAAAGAATTCCGTTAAAGCAGAACGGGACTGACATTAGAGAGGGCCTTCGGACTTCCAACAGGACGTGAGCTCAGCTGTGTAAAACATCACTGTTCAGATAATAGTGTAGTAGAacaacaactgtgtgtgtggtgatgcgGAAGGAGAGAGATTCATTTCGGGAATCTCTCTGTGAAACTGGCTAGAACAACAAGACTGGTCAAAGGCTGATCAAAAACACGCCTTCTCCTGTCCTGCATAAAGTCATATATATTCTAGTATGGTTCTTTTATATTGTctcttttaaattaaatggaTTCTTGTAGTGTCTGCAAAGGCGTTATGAATATAAAGTTAATGcagcaagtttttaaaaaaaggagtGACTATTGTTATAAAAGAAACCCCTCAACGTTTCTTCACACACTGTTGGAGTTCACAGCTGTAACGGGGATCTGCCCCATCTGTGTAGAAGTCCCATCGATTGCATTTAGGGTCATTTTCTACTCGAAGGGATCAACCGTCAAATCTTCAGAGCGCCAAATACACCGTCACTTAACTTTCACTAATATTTCCATTAAGAAAATGTCGCTTGTGCGGAAAGGAAGCACACTGTTGAAACCGGTACCTATTCCGCTATTTAGGACGGCTGAAGTGGGGACGGTTAATGAAAAGGCTTTCCTGTTCCTCGACAGCTGGGACATCTGCTCAGCCTTAATTAGCAGTAGGTTACTCGTTAGAAATGAGTTCATCACCTGTGTTCATTTTCGGATGTCATCCGCTGTAGCATCTGAGAAAATTCCACATCGTTCCTTCAGTAATTTCGCCTCCTCGTGTGTCCTGCGTTTCGGGACGTTATTCCACATCCACTGTCATAAACCTCGaggagcaaacaaacaaacaaaacacgaCATTACTTGTTTGCTTGTCTTCAGAATTCACAAGTGAAGCGGTTCCTCTAAAATCAAGTCTAGCGCTTTCTCGCGCCGGGTCCTCTCCTCCCTACTGGAAAGACCACACTGACGCGCGAGAGGGGCGCGCGTGCTTGACTTTCTGCGCGTGGATGCGGGAGGTGTTTTCCGCGAGCTTCCTGGGAAGGTAGAGCAGTTCTCTGCGCAAGCAAACAGGGATCTGGCTAATGACTCTAAGACAACAAACAGTGATAAACACGTATGAAAACGGACAGGGGTGGCTTTTACACGGCAGTAGTGTAAGCTTTTATTCCACAGCGACCGTCTAATCTTGTAGTTAAGACGCACTTGGATATGACACATCTGTTTACGTTCTTCTGAGTTCATGGACTATGAAAGATCAAGTGAGAATTCTATGATAGGGATTTTAACGATATGCTGGGTAACATTTTGCCATCAAAAAGTCTAATCATAATTTCATGTAGGAAAAAAACCACATCTTTCTTCTTTCGGTTGTAAATACGGCCTTACAATTGAGCAAACTGAGTTTATAGACAATgatgtatatattttacatgcagTGTCGAAACTGATATAATATCTCTGATTTCTAAGGAATTTTTATGGATTTTGAATGAATCACCTAGAAAGTGTCTGAGGCACCAGTTGTTATAAGGCCAGCTTCCCAACTGGTCATCTGTTGCCTGATTGGAGGAAAGCAGCTCTTTAAAACCTCTCCTCATAACAGGAAACTGCTCTCCCAGTTTCCTGCGCAACAGGCAGCACTTCCTTAGCAACCCTTGAACAAAGGTGTTGATGTTAACCCCTCAGCTTCTCACTGTGCTCCAGAATCTGACTTTCAGGCctgtgatattttaaatatcttttttttttttttattaatttttgtttttttggattaattttcagttttttcattcattttcactaGAATCATTTCTAGCTTGTGTTCTGCAGTTCTTAATGCATTGCAAGCCTGaagtaaatataaacatttaaatatgtaaatatttaaataaacatactgTAGGCTATCCACTTTGCTAATCACGATCACTAAGCATTCTGTTATGGCAAAGACTGTTATGGTTTTCCAGGCTCCCCGTGCAGGTACTCTGCGGTAACTGAGTCCTTGCAGCTCCTCGTCCTTCCGCTGCATCGCCAGCTGTGCTGCTCCTGCAGGGCTCGGGAAGGACAGACTGCAGGCTTGAACGTCGGGAGGGAAGCGCTGTCAGTTACGCAGAGCTTCAGTTTGGCAGCTCACGTTGCAGCGTCAGACGTTAGGGGGGAAACTCCATGGAAGCTTGGGCAGATGtggcaatttatttatttatttgttcacttCCCTTTTTCAGGCTCTCCATGTCTTACTTTTCCTGTGGCCCTGAAAGTGAAGTGCTGTCTTCTCTCCGTCTTCTCTCcgcctctccctccttcccttatctcactctctctttcacctttaCACCTGCAGGCGGTTCTGACATGATGCAATACGACTGCCATAATACAACACAACCAAAGGTGGAGAATAATTTTCCACACATTCTCAAGTTTTTGGACAGCCTGTCTTGCCCCTGAAGGGAGAAAGTGACATCATTATTCATTCTGTTCAACGACAGCCACTTTATTGGAATCACCTTCCAGATACACGTTTTAGTACTATAGAATTCTGTGCAccacactctttctttctgttagctatttatgtatatgtatgtgtgtgggtgtgtgtttattaatttattttgacaaTGTTGCAACAGCTAAATGTATTTACTAGCTGTACCATGGTAGTGATTTGGAGTTTATTTGGAGTAATGCTCTCTTCACAAGCAACGCTGTTAAGACGTCTGAAATTAAGCCTTGTTTTGACCTGAAGGCTGAACAGTATCCTATATGCTTCCAGTAGGGCTATACTGACTACACTAAATTTCCATATTTTCGCATATTTTGTGAGCATTGTTTACCACTGAGAGTGGCTCTGAGCGGTAGCAGAACAGATCTGCTGGGGCACTTCACGTTTGTCTGTATGATATACCACTATCTGCTATTTACACCTGCCACTGGTGTCTGATAGTGAAAAGATTCACAGACACTGAAtttgacctttaaaaaaaaatcaaaaacaaaaactttttgtttttgtataaatgtgttttttctttctgaggTGGACATTGAAAaacaagcctgtgtgtgttgtgaaaagGCGAGATCCTAGAAGAATGGCGGCAGG
The Electrophorus electricus isolate fEleEle1 chromosome 20, fEleEle1.pri, whole genome shotgun sequence genome window above contains:
- the fgd5a gene encoding FYVE, RhoGEF and PH domain-containing protein 5 isoform X6 gives rise to the protein MNTDQKRPEVARPKTQSRLTITIRSTIMPKACPSSRGPRPPVAPKPRLSPKQEDETYQSTVRNGDRLALEPDSESAGPRDDLYTALQSCVAELSEESGNITEDPVEKTSPSPDGMCDKTMDEGIQVGAGERDKIKMKELMAEGRENRTGADQVDSWNVSKDVAITNVSSAVDHIKTISDESLPQGLSDLDDVADSTGVRPESKTTAQDQTGGESQVSADTTSPYEDIEESTSNQGSTYAEIDHDTDLGSDPDEDMEEPYFNERESFLCEHDTKLVNEACKEDTDPNTEGGVTEAPDDVTGAGALSSRQPSLCEEYPYDVIGPLDDAHAWQPERATKDPSGRFRFPDETEDVFETYSVIEALPEDLTSTSDPEAKSTDEECTSKKVQGTETEMEGTSSHAPFYVLSDDVAELEEGQDGVADGVMSCSESSEPQTKDAVNCDVVDEYADIIDAQDGDDPPLECVSSEDYVEIGDEDEPEDTEHTTKQKNARHRHNPVSQRNSCQPRLRLCKITVPADLDLGRTPELTNRVVFAHTTEAFEEDIENLDCHIVPFFEDSDSDSEEHIYEEAGFDSEGENFISLDRKTIVTRSRSLSGKVPGYVPETVPEETGSESQTHDYYTVSLDQNRDPSMPPDTSEINQTISSLKPRRFLLYPRSYSVEGRDTPLSLHLDNSPREEDKVKRGDETLSLPCVITSSGSFSQRSHQSSSGVSTPTSLVDIPPPFELAYITKRPITKSSPSLLIQHESSDKPKKNKTSFKRFLALKFRRKNETKAYGDGSVRSSRSSSESSHHGPLRVIELERKSIDSSSQLQSCAVPPQRSVDCPAAFVVYKDRQNRKGALKTYGSSGVSRVESLEDHSRARFMPLPLTKPRSISFPSADTSDYENIPAMSSDYENIPIPPRRPTRAVTITGFFDDQNRTSAPANENDGYVDMNSLAAIENKTSTQEQETESAYTEPFPVCAAPTSLSAEDDHGRTSEEEEGCSDHGYDRQVDGRSRAYYIAKELLDSEREHLKTLTLLHEDWRAAVETAVGEDGEPALPEGRLAQILSTLPQVYEFHTHTLTELDARFQQWEENPRVVEVFLDRRAEFSLFVTYISSYDRSMALLEESCDQSKAFAHVVQRFQQQTAEGVLVPVKHQLLQVIVRVLQYRMLLTDYLNNLSPDSREYEDTQAALVIVSEIADQANDNLKEGENLLRLVHIEYSVKGKKRLLQPGRVFVKEGTLMKVSCKSRQPRHLFLPHGTVLDLPEVSSSAHLKGTTLPMEPRGLG
- the fgd5a gene encoding FYVE, RhoGEF and PH domain-containing protein 5 isoform X5, whose translation is MNTDQKRPEVARPKTQSRLTITIRSTIMPKACPSSRGPRPPVAPKPRLSPKQEDETYQSTVRNGDRLALEPDSESAGPRDDLYTALQSCVAELSEESGNITEDPVEKTSPSPDGMCDKTMDEGIQVGAGERDKIKMKELMAEGRENRTGADQVDSWNVSKDVAITNVSSAVDHIKTISDESLPQGLSDLDDVADSTGVRPESKTTAQDQTGGESQVSADTTSPYEDIEESTSNQGSTYAEIDHDTDLGSDPDEDMEEPYFNERESFLCEHDTKLVNEACKEDTDPNTEGGVTEAPDDVTGAGALSSRQPSLCEEYPYDVIGPLDDAHAWQPERATKDPSGRFRFPDETEDVFETYSVIEALPEDLTSTSDPEAKSTDEECTSKKVQGTETEMEGTSSHAPFYVLSDDVAELEEGQDGVADGVMSCSESSEPQTKDAVNCDVVDEYADIIDAQDGDDPPLECVSSEDYVEIGDEDEPEDTEHTTKQKNARHRHNPVSQRNSCQPRLRLCKITVPADLDLGRTPELTNRVVFAHTTEAFEEDIENLDCHIVPFFEDSDSDSEEHIYEEAGFDSEGENFISLDRKTIVTRSRSLSGKVPGYVPETVPEETGSESQTHDYYTVSLDQNRDPSMPPDTSEINQTISSLKPRRFLLYPRSYSVEGRDTPLSLHLDNSPREEDKVKRGDETLSLPCVITSSGSFSQRSHQSSSGVSTPTSLVDIPPPFELAYITKRPITKSSPSLLIQHESSDKPKKNKTSFKRFLALKFRRKNETKAYGDGSVRSSRSSSESSHHGPLRVIELERKSIDSSSQLQSCAVPPQRSVDCPAAFVVYKDRQNRKGALKTYGSSGVSRVESLEDHSRARFMPLPLTKPRSISFPSADTSDYENIPAMSSDYENIPIPPRRPTRAVTITGFFDDQNRTSAPANENDGYVDMNSLAAIENKTSTQEQETESAYTEPFPVCAAPTSLSAEDDHGRTSEEEEGCSDHGYDRQVDGRSRAYYIAKELLDSEREHLKTLTLLHEDWRAAVETAVGEDGEPALPEGRLAQILSTLPQVYEFHTHTLTELDARFQQWEENPRVVEVFLDRRAEFSLFVTYISSYDRSMALLEESCDQSKAFAHVVQRFQQQTAEGVLVPVKHQLLQVIVRVLQYRMLLTDYLNNLSPDSREYEDTQAALVIVSEIADQANDNLKEGENLLRLVHIEYSVKGKKRLLQPGRVFVKEGTLMKVSCKSRQPRHLFLQPHGTVLDLPEVSSSAHLKGTTLPMEPRGLG